One Candidatus Krumholzibacteriia bacterium DNA window includes the following coding sequences:
- a CDS encoding biotin/lipoyl-binding protein, with protein sequence MKIALDGVQKEIGIVRTADGFVVTIDERRHIVSDVSLAGGTIAFLIDKASHVAHVSQGRNGLDISIGGRTYAHTRDAVDTDRPVGAAGEGRLQAPMPGSIVAVNVKPGDAVKAGDPLVVLESMKMHNELLSPATGTIKKIHCKSGEQVAYGQVLVEIGAK encoded by the coding sequence ATGAAGATCGCGCTGGACGGCGTCCAGAAGGAGATCGGGATTGTGCGCACCGCGGACGGATTCGTGGTGACTATCGACGAGCGCCGTCATATCGTGAGCGACGTGAGCCTGGCGGGCGGGACCATTGCGTTCCTCATCGACAAGGCCTCGCACGTGGCGCACGTGTCGCAGGGGCGCAACGGGCTCGACATCTCCATCGGCGGACGCACCTACGCGCACACGCGCGACGCGGTCGACACCGATCGCCCGGTGGGTGCTGCCGGAGAAGGGCGCCTGCAAGCGCCCATGCCGGGCTCCATCGTGGCGGTCAACGTGAAACCGGGCGATGCGGTGAAGGCCGGCGACCCGCTGGTGGTGCTGGAGTCCATGAAGATGCACAACGAGTTGCTCTCGCCGGCCACGGGAACCATCAAGAAGATCCACTGCAAGAGCGGCGAGCAGGTGGCGTACGGCCAGGTGCTCGTCGAGATCGGGGCAAAGTAG